The DNA segment GGAGTTATTGATTTAATTGACAATCCAGATATTTCTATAGATGGTCTTATGAAAAGAGTTAAGGGGCCTGACTTTCCAACAGCCGGCATAATATTAGGAACAGAAGGTATTAAAAAAGCATATAGGACTGGTCGTGGATCTATTAAGATTAGGGCCAAGGCAGAAATTGAAAAATTAAATAATGGAAAAACCCAAGTTATCATAACAGAGATTCCCTATCAGGTAAATAAAGCCAGGTTAATTGAAAAAATTGCCGAACTGGCAAGGGAAAAAAAGGTTGAAGGTATTACTGATTTAAGAGATGAATCCGATAGAAAGGGAATGCGCATTGTAATAGAATTGCGCAAGGATGTAAATCCAAATGTGCTGCTGAACCAATTATACAAGCATACACAATTACAAGAAAACTTTGGAGTTATTATGCTGGCAATTGTTGATGGAGCACCTAAAGTCCTTAACCTTAAACAAGTTTTAGAACATTATGTGGATCACCAGAAAAATGTTATAGTCAGAAGAACTAAATATGATCTTAAGAAAGCAAAAGAAAGGGCTCATATTGTTGAAGGATTGAGAATTGCCCTTAGAAATCTTGATGCTATCATAAAACTAATTCGTTCATCAAAAAATACAGAAGAAGCTAAGGTTAACCTGATAAATAACTTCAGTTTAAGTGATATCCAGGCTCAGGCTATTTTAGACATGAGGCTGCAGCGTTTAACAGCTTTAGAAAGAGAAAAATTAGAAAATGAATATAAAGAGCTCATGGAAAAAATTGATTACTACATGAAAATATTAGCTGACGAAAAGCTGGTCACGGGTATCATTAAGGATGAATTAAAAGAAGTAAAACAGCAATATAATGACCCAAGAAGGACACACATTAATTTAGAGGATGATGTTTTAGAAATAGAGGACTTAATTGAGCAGGAAGAGGTTGTTATCACCATTACCCATAGGGGATATATTAAAAGGCTAAATGTTGACACATATAAGTCCCAGAAAAGGGGAGGACGCGGAATTAGTGGGATGGCTACCAGGGATGAGGATTTTGTAGAACATCTTTTTGTAGCTAACACCCACCAGTACCTATTGTTTTTTACAAACAAGGGTAAGGTATACCGCTTGAAGGTCCATGAAATACCAGAAGCTAGCAGACAAGCCAAGGGTACTTCCATAGTTAATCTCTTGTATTTAGAAAGTGGAGAAAGTTTAACCACTGTGATACCTGTTAAGAAATTTGAAGAAGGGAAAAATTTAATAACCATAACAGCCAAGGGAATAGTGAAAAAATCTGACTTAAGTGACTATGATACCTCTAGAAAGGATGGCATAATTGCACTTACCCTTTCCGAAGGTGATGAATTAATTGGTGTTCGACTAACAGATGGAAATAAAGAGCTAATATTAGGGACTAGAAAGGGCAAATCCATTCGTTTTTCTGAAAAAGAAGTTAGAAAAATGGGCAGAACTGCCAGAGGTGTTAAGGCCATTGAGCTTTCTGCAGAAGATAGGGTTGTATCCATGGATATTATTGAAAAAGATAGTCAGGTTATATGCGTAACTGAAAATGGTTTTGGAAAAAGAACTGATTCAGAGGAATATAGAATTCAG comes from the Desulfitibacter alkalitolerans DSM 16504 genome and includes:
- the gyrA gene encoding DNA gyrase subunit A, which translates into the protein MGEILEGKVVPVNIEQEMKKSYIDYAMSVIVGRALPDVRDGLKPVHRRILYAMYESGMTPDKPHKKSANVVGNVLAKYHPHGDSAVYDTLVRMAQDFSFRYPLVDGHGNFGSVDGDSAAAMRYTEARMAKIAMELLKDINKETVDFIPNYDESTEEPIVLPSKVPNLLINGSAGIAVGMATNIPPHNLGEVIDGVIDLIDNPDISIDGLMKRVKGPDFPTAGIILGTEGIKKAYRTGRGSIKIRAKAEIEKLNNGKTQVIITEIPYQVNKARLIEKIAELAREKKVEGITDLRDESDRKGMRIVIELRKDVNPNVLLNQLYKHTQLQENFGVIMLAIVDGAPKVLNLKQVLEHYVDHQKNVIVRRTKYDLKKAKERAHIVEGLRIALRNLDAIIKLIRSSKNTEEAKVNLINNFSLSDIQAQAILDMRLQRLTALEREKLENEYKELMEKIDYYMKILADEKLVTGIIKDELKEVKQQYNDPRRTHINLEDDVLEIEDLIEQEEVVITITHRGYIKRLNVDTYKSQKRGGRGISGMATRDEDFVEHLFVANTHQYLLFFTNKGKVYRLKVHEIPEASRQAKGTSIVNLLYLESGESLTTVIPVKKFEEGKNLITITAKGIVKKSDLSDYDTSRKDGIIALTLSEGDELIGVRLTDGNKELILGTRKGKSIRFSEKEVRKMGRTARGVKAIELSAEDRVVSMDIIEKDSQVICVTENGFGKRTDSEEYRIQSRGGKGILALKITEKTGSLVGLRVVQEQQELMIVTKDGIIIRTEVEGISQMGRVTQGVKLMRIGERDKVSALAKLNIHKENENVELD